One window of Mesoplasma syrphidae genomic DNA carries:
- a CDS encoding type I phosphomannose isomerase catalytic subunit, whose translation MQIVKLKPFFSEKIWGCSKLKDFGFEIPENKKIGEAWVISAHNNGMSYLTDGLFKDQALKTVFENNRNLFGNYQGEYPLLAKIITADDYLSVQVHPDDQYAMAKHKQLGKPESWYILDCPKDAKIIYGHTAQSKAELESMIENGKWQELLKEESIKPGDFLFVDTGKIHAITPGVTVYELQRSSDITYRLYDYDRLDDQSQPRRLDLQDSINCTIVPDSKSLIIQNAEKKIFSSSVFSIYILNADQESEFILDEEASWLQFTVISGTGTINDQHFKAGESAISLGKLEPIKVTGNLQVIISWIKK comes from the coding sequence ATGCAAATTGTTAAATTAAAGCCATTCTTTTCTGAAAAAATTTGAGGTTGTTCAAAGTTAAAAGATTTTGGATTTGAAATTCCTGAAAATAAAAAAATTGGAGAGGCTTGAGTTATTTCAGCTCATAACAACGGAATGAGTTATCTAACAGATGGTTTATTTAAAGATCAAGCTTTGAAAACAGTATTTGAAAATAATCGAAACTTATTTGGTAACTATCAAGGAGAATATCCGTTGTTGGCCAAAATTATTACAGCTGATGATTATTTATCAGTTCAAGTTCATCCTGATGATCAATATGCGATGGCTAAACACAAACAATTGGGAAAACCTGAAAGTTGATATATTTTAGATTGTCCTAAAGATGCTAAAATTATTTATGGTCACACTGCTCAATCAAAAGCAGAATTAGAATCAATGATTGAAAATGGAAAATGACAAGAGTTATTAAAAGAAGAATCTATTAAGCCAGGAGATTTTTTATTTGTAGATACAGGTAAAATTCACGCGATTACTCCAGGAGTAACAGTTTATGAATTGCAACGTTCAAGTGATATAACATACAGATTATATGATTATGATCGTTTAGATGACCAAAGCCAACCAAGAAGATTGGATTTGCAAGATTCAATTAATTGTACGATTGTTCCTGATTCTAAGAGTTTAATTATTCAGAATGCTGAAAAAAAGATTTTTTCTTCTTCTGTATTTTCAATTTATATACTAAATGCTGATCAAGAAAGTGAATTTATTCTTGATGAAGAAGCTAGTTGATTGCAGTTTACAGTTATTAGTGGAACAGGAACTATTAATGACCAACATTTTAAAGCAGGCGAATCAGCAATATCTTTGGGAAAACTTGAACCAATTAAAGTTACTGGTAATTTACAAGTAATTATTTCGTGAATAAAAAAATAA
- a CDS encoding 3'-5' exoribonuclease YhaM family protein — MLKLKDISTELNSVELLARVERVIVSTGSNGSNYMIVHLADATGRVEARKWVVTDQDRELIKPNSYIYFKEIIPNEFRGILQLKIGDYEIWDEEKVAQKGFQNSDFFVVAPVNIEKQYANLMELLEKVSNPTFKALTIGLIKKYEKEFLIYPAAMTIHHNVTGGLFWHSYTLVKNCLAIRENYLYAAIDWDLLICGAILHDIGKIFELVDQTATDYSLEGKLLGHISIGNAELYKMAEELNIAKDESGKINSDLTLLQHMILASHGKKEYGSPTEPNIIEAVILSTFDNLDARIFKINDELTKVEQGSWTGRILSEDGKMYLKHYKK; from the coding sequence ATGTTAAAACTTAAAGATATTTCAACCGAATTAAATTCAGTTGAACTTCTAGCAAGGGTTGAGCGAGTAATTGTTTCAACTGGAAGTAACGGAAGTAATTATATGATTGTTCATTTAGCTGATGCAACCGGAAGAGTTGAAGCGCGTAAATGAGTAGTAACTGATCAAGATCGTGAACTTATTAAACCAAATAGCTATATTTATTTTAAAGAAATCATTCCAAATGAGTTTAGAGGAATTTTACAATTGAAAATTGGAGATTATGAAATTTGAGATGAAGAGAAAGTTGCACAAAAAGGATTTCAAAATTCTGATTTCTTTGTAGTAGCACCGGTCAATATTGAAAAGCAATATGCTAATTTAATGGAATTATTAGAAAAAGTTTCAAATCCAACTTTCAAAGCATTGACAATTGGATTAATTAAGAAATATGAAAAAGAATTTTTAATTTATCCAGCAGCAATGACAATTCACCATAATGTAACTGGGGGATTATTTTGACATAGTTATACATTAGTTAAAAATTGTTTAGCAATTAGAGAAAATTATTTGTATGCAGCTATTGATTGAGATTTGTTAATCTGTGGAGCAATTCTTCATGATATTGGAAAAATCTTTGAACTTGTAGATCAAACAGCTACTGATTATAGTTTAGAAGGTAAACTATTAGGTCATATTAGTATTGGAAATGCGGAATTATACAAAATGGCTGAAGAATTAAACATTGCCAAAGATGAATCAGGGAAAATTAATTCTGATTTAACATTATTACAACATATGATTTTGGCAAGTCATGGGAAAAAAGAGTATGGTTCACCAACTGAACCTAATATTATTGAAGCTGTTATTTTATCAACATTTGATAATTTGGATGCAAGAATTTTTAAAATCAACGATGAGTTAACTAAAGTTGAGCAAGGATCTTGAACAGGAAGAATTTTAAGTGAAGATGGGAAAATGTATTTAAAACATTATAAAAAATAA